The Synergistaceae bacterium genome includes the window TTATTATATTTTCCGTGAAGAGCTATTAACTTTTTTCGGCGGGAGAATTAACGACGAGACATTTAATTTTGCGCTTGAATACTTCACGTTTATAATTCCGGGGATTCCCTTTTATGTATTCGGCCAAGCAATGAATCCTATAATTTCAGCAGACGGCAGCCCGAATTATGTAATGTTCTCGACCTTAATGGGAGCTGGTATAAATATAATTCTTGATCCCGTGTTTATATTTATATTTCACTGGGGACTGATGGGAGCAGCACTCGCAACGATACTCGGACAAATTTTCACGGCGTTTATGTCGGCCCGCTATATAGCATTTAACATGAAAGCTATAAAATTTTCACGCGAAAATCTTTCATACAACACAAAATTAATGCGTCGTTATCTGCCGCTTGGCATGTGCAGCTTTTTATCGCAAATTTCACTAGTTATCAGTGTCGCCGCTGTAAATCTCATGATCAAGAAATACGGTGCATTAGATAAAATTTTCAGTCAGCCTGAATATTCGCAAATTCCTATGGCAGTAATCGGCATAGTCATGAAATTCTTTCAAATTGTAATATCTATAGTCGTAGGACTCTCGGCAAGCTGTACACCTATAACAGGCTTTAACATGGGCGCGGGAAGACCTGACAGAGTCAAAAAATTATTTTCTCTGTTACTTGCTTGTGAAATAGTAATAGGCCTGATTGCGTTTATAATAGTTGAATTATTCCCGGCAAAAATCGCTGATTTATTCGGAGCCTCAGGAGAAAGTTTTTATTATGCTGCTTTCACTGTAAAATGTTTCAGGACTTATTTGTGCCTGATAGTTCTTGCTTGCGTGAATAAGGCGGCATTTATATTTATTCAAGCAATGGGAAGGCCGTATATTTCTGCGGGACTGTCAATTACTCGTGAAATAATTTTCGGAGCGGGCTTAACAATTTTGATGCCGTTATTCATGGGACTTGACGGCGTTTTATGGTCAATGCCTGCGAGCGATGGACTCACGTTTATAGTATCTCTTGCAGTAATAATCATGATTTATAAAGA containing:
- a CDS encoding polysaccharide biosynthesis C-terminal domain-containing protein: MNSNDFLEREPVSKLLVKYSVPLIISLLVAALYNIVDQIFIANAGYLGSNGNAANNVVFPLTVIALAFTLLIGDGVCAFVSMSLGSRNIKQAGDSVGSAALLSSTTGIIIAIIYYIFREELLTFFGGRINDETFNFALEYFTFIIPGIPFYVFGQAMNPIISADGSPNYVMFSTLMGAGINIILDPVFIFIFHWGLMGAALATILGQIFTAFMSARYIAFNMKAIKFSRENLSYNTKLMRRYLPLGMCSFLSQISLVISVAAVNLMIKKYGALDKIFSQPEYSQIPMAVIGIVMKFFQIVISIVVGLSASCTPITGFNMGAGRPDRVKKLFSLLLACEIVIGLIAFIIVELFPAKIADLFGASGESFYYAAFTVKCFRTYLCLIVLACVNKAAFIFIQAMGRPYISAGLSITREIIFGAGLTILMPLFMGLDGVLWSMPASDGLTFIVSLAVIIMIYKELSRPVNNLEY